A window of the Anomalospiza imberbis isolate Cuckoo-Finch-1a 21T00152 unplaced genomic scaffold, ASM3175350v1 scaffold_72, whole genome shotgun sequence genome harbors these coding sequences:
- the LOC137467639 gene encoding uncharacterized protein, giving the protein MSGGCVTRRSSHFNKHFKTSRLQHTSTSSSTHFKKLYFKDTSSGSLHTKTCCLTDTSSVSHIALRGEAHFPNLQIQPSTLAFAGGTEEVRSLEMTSCSSLPVKYRWSLRPVDKLGYELYPPKFKPQPPKEQRTSLDCSAYKRRFKIRKEEAGRAMKEVQDFAQSLGAEGDSGCVWGIGPSGYSCTLLQDALLHPCPCSTPQSLLSSIQAFSILPLSGVLQPGQSQKVSFSFSGHRDALGSVKALCHVEGGPTYEVGLIASRVSYSLSLQEINCGSQMFNEIGHSTVTLENTGRIEFKWVLNPSPASQHLPGVFLVKPTTGSIAPGEKQVLKFSYMPGLPGAFSRIYQLKVGDLDPKNILLKGEASFPMITVNLPWNAKENEKDEKPLKQHVKHLQQYSQRNKSKVVQKIQSLKTETLKSQTLTTQTPKTQTSVTRDPKTQDLKLRVLGSGTVPSPQLQVNTVRMLIEKAALELQKKLTCHPPKSRFPDKQLCQSLVKVELPEYVLDMGTVLKGFTGRSTLEISNPGQMPVSFQVDESVLQDTGFSVDLGLMKSLPPSHTTTFDVCFESARWPQGDVDVLLPIEVTKGPTSHIRLRATVLEVPRVVFPQWRKTMKEDEVIFKEYVESTKRFHFGPLLCGKSREWYKAKNCPGNSENLTILNNSPADIEVQFSFENAGGAETFLLDPPSMALKPKEKQELTIWAYPTSPGFLEDKLICSIGENSDPVVFSLCCHGVHVKLEVSPLELSFDKLFRYRTDSRTLLLRNNTLLPVAWQLSGLDDVEGFSLSQDNGTIDPRSEFEVTVHFEAGQIGIIEKTLRLEVSDTENILGVVQAENIKISAEVYDVSLSIEMPEAPDGSLEFGTINVRDNAKKVVILTNEGVYNVGYSFTVKGAGPRMQNLASYFTVEPQSGMLTASQPSVNIEMLFHPKSEIVLKNKPILYCQVIDASSGGRGQALADVPVRVSAKAVYSKYSIEPASPIDFGAVIKGTKKTQTVVLENKGMLSFKFRIRRAPKEASALESKR; this is encoded by the exons ATGTCTGG ggggtgtgTCACCAGACGGAGTTCACACTTCAACAAGCACTTCAAGACTTCAAGACTTCAACACACTTCAACAAGCTCTTCAACACACTTCAAGAAGCTCTACTTCAAGGACACCTCCTCTG GCTCTCTCCACACCAAGACCTGTTGCCTCACTGACACCTCCTCGGTGTCCCACATCGCCCTTCGGGGAGAAGCCCACTTCCCGAATCTCCAAATCCAGCCCAGCACCCTGGCGTTTGCGGGTGGCACTGAAGAAGTGCGCTCTCTGGAGATgaccagctgcagctctcttcCCGTCAAGTACCGCTGGTCACTGCGTCCGGTGGACAAGCTGGG ATATGAGCTTTACCCACCTAAATTCAAACCCCAGCCACCAAAGGAGCAGAGAACCTCTTTGGATTGCTCGGCATATAAAAGGAGATTCAAGATTAGAAAGGAGGAGGCAGGCAGAGCCATGAAAGAAGTGCAGGATTTTGCCCAGTCTTTAGGAGCAGAG GGTGATTCCGGCTGTGTTTGGGGAATAGGCCCCTCTGGCTACAGCTGCACTTTGCTCCAAGATGCTCTTCTGCATCCATGTCCGTGCTCAACACCTCAGTCTCTGCTGTCCTCCATCCAGGCTTTCAGCATCCTGCCGCTGTCAGGTGTGCTGCAGCCAGGACAGAGCCAGAAGGTCTCCTTCAGCTTCTCCGGCCACCGCGACGCCCTCGGCAGTGTGAAGGCGCTGTGCCACGTGGAGGGAGGCCCCACCTACGAGGTGGGGCTGATCGCCTCACGCGTCAGCTACTCCCTGAGCCTCCAGGAGATCAACTGTGGCTCTCAG ATGTTTAACGAAATTGGTCACAGCACGGTCACCCTGGAGAACACTGGCAGGATTGAATTCAAGTGGGTGCTAAACCCTAGCCCTGCAAGCCAGCATCTGCCTGGCGTGTTTCTGGTCAAGCCCACCACT ggctccattGCACCTGGCGAGAAGCAAGTGCTGAAATTCTCTTACATGCCGGGATTACCAGGAGCTTTCAGCAGGATTTATCAGCTTAAAGTGGGTGACCTGGACCCAAAAAATATCCTCCTGAAAGGAGAAGCGTCCTTTCCCATGATCACTGTGAACCTGCCCTGGAACGCCAAAG aaaatgaaaaagatgagAAGCCACTGAAACAGCATGTAAAACACCTGCAACAGTACAGTCAGAGGAATAAATCAAAAGTTGTTCAGAAGATTCAGAGCCTGAAGACTGAGACCTTGAAATCTCAGACCCTGACAACTCAGACTCCAAAGACTCAGACCTCGGTGACTCGGGATCCAAAGACTCAGGACCTGAAGCTCCGTGTGCTTGGCTCTGGCACTGTA CCAAGCCCTCAGCTGCAGGTGAACACGGTGAGGATGCTGATAGagaaggctgctctggagctgcagaaaaagCTCACATGCCATCCCCCGAAGAGCAGGTTCCCTGACAAGCAGCTGTGCCAGAGTCTTGTCAA AGTTGAGCTGCCCGAGTATGTTCTGGACATGGGCACTGTCCTAAAGGGTTTCACTGGGAGAAGCACTCTGGAGATCAGCAACCCTGGGCAGATGCCAGTGTCCTTCCAGGTCGATGAAtctgtcctgcaggacacag GTTTCAGCGTGGACCTGGGCCTGATGAAGAGCCTGCCCCCCAGCCACACCACGACGTTTGACGTGTGCTTTGAAAGTGCCCGCTGGCCGCAGGGTGACGtggatgtgctgctgcccaTAGAG GTGACAAAAGGCCCCACGTCTCACATCCGCCTCCGCGCCACTGTGTTGGAAGTGCCCAGGGTGGTGTTTCCACAGTGGAGGAAAACCATGAAGGAAGATGAAGTCATCTTCAAGGAATATGTTGAGAGCACAAAGCGATTCCACTTTGGGCCGCTGCTGTGTGGGAAATCAAGAGAGTG GTACAAGGCCAAGAACTGTCCCGGCAACTCGGAGAATTTAACCATCCTCAACAACTCCCCCGCGGACATAGAGGTCCAGTTCTCCTTTGAGAATGCTGGGGGAGCAGAGACGTTCCTTTTGGACCCTCCCAGCATGGCACTGAAACCAAAGGAGAAGCAG GAGCTGACCATTTGGGCATACCCCACTTCCCCTGGCTTCCTGGAAGACAAACTCATCTGCAGCATTGGGGAGAACTCGGACCCAGTGGTcttcagcctgtgctgccatggGGTGCACGTGAAGCTGGAGGTCAGCCCCCTGGAGCTGTCTTTTGACAAGCTATTTCGGTACAG gactgacagcaGGACCTTGCTCCTGAGAAACAAcaccctgctgcctgtggcctGGCAGCTCAGTGGGCTGGATGACGTTGAGGGCTTCTCCTTGTCCCAAGATAACGGCACCATCGATCCCCGCTCAGAGTTTGAAGTAACAGTGCATTTCGAGGCCGGGCAGATTGGCATCATTGAGAAGACCCTCCGACTAGAG GTTTCAGATACAGAAAACATCCTGGGGGTTGTTCAGGCTGAAAACATCAAAATCTCTGCAGAGGTCTATGATGTTTCTCTGAGCATTGAGATGCCTGAAG CTCCAGATGGAAGCTTGGAATTTGGAACCATTAATGTCCGGGATAATGCGAAGAAAGTCGTGATTTTAACGAACGAAGGGGTATACAACGTTGGGTACAG TTTCACAGTGAAGGGTGCAGGTCCCAGGATGCAAAACTTGGCATCCTACTTCACTGTTGAGCCTCAGTCAGGCATGCTGACTGCCTCCCAGCCTAGTGTGAATATTGAGATGCTCTTCCACCCCAAAAGTGAAATCGTCCTCAAGAACAAGCCCATCCTGTACTGCCAG GTGATAGATGCCAGCTCAGGTGGAAGAGGCCAGGCTCTCGCCGACGTCCCAGTGAGGGTGTCGGCGAAAGCTGTGTACAGCAAGTACAGCATTGAGCCTGCCTCACCCATCGACTTCGGAGCCGTGATCAAGGGCACCAAGAAGACCCAGACTGTCGTGCTGGAGAACAAAGGCATGCTCAGCTTCAAATTCCGCATCCGCCGAGCACCCAAGGAGGCATCCGCACTGGAAAGCAAAAGGTAG
- the LOC137467634 gene encoding hydrocephalus-inducing protein homolog, with product MFFLQFRRVVKVSMESSPYFQLTCSNNAYRVVLPGASAPVRIRFTPDENKDYSHELVCITPSERIVVPIRAIGARAILDFPEQLDFSGCPVKCSTQKTLLVRNVGNRAARYQLSTQSPFSVVPAMGTLGAGDSMQVTVGFHPLTTGDHSGSLCCSTGEESIHTELHGEAGAVRAGLSTNFVEVEKTFITMSNHTTVFIENRSNVTAHFQWKTFPTEEEENKEKRRQCRFLEPWTETWLENLTEEEKTEKEKGSCEDYTALLSDTVQEEIAKVQEDPMLFSDDIFFIEPVEGEIGPNCSAEIKVTFKPLEALEYQSVAYCSISGCESRLPLRLTGEGQGPLVELSCRTLNFGNISVNTPHVYEVKLINQGAIDAPFTYIPSTANVGFCFKFAPEEGIIAPGGTQTIQVSFSASVLGTFEEEFQFSVAGSPMSAILTIK from the exons atgtttttcctgcagtttcGTCGGGTGGTGAAGGTCTCCATGGAGAGCTCGCCTTACTTCCAGCTCACGTGCTCCAACAACGCATACCGCGTCGTGCTGCCGGGCGCGTCCGCCCCTGTGCGCATCCGCTTCACCCCCGACGAGAACAAG gatTATTCCCACGAGCTCGTCTGCATCACTCCAAGCGAAAGGATAGTTGTGCCAATTCGGGCCATTGGTGCCCGAGCTATCCTGgacttccctgagcagctggaCTTCTCGGGCTGTCCGGTCAAGTGCAGCACCCAGAAGACTCTGCTGGTTCGCAATGTCGGTAACCGGGCAGCTCGTTACCAGCTGAGCACCCAGAG TCCTTTCTCCGTGGTTCCGGCCATGGGAACTCTGGGCGCTGGTGACAGCATGCAGGTGACAGTGGGATTTCACCCGCTGACGACCGGTGACCATTCCgggtccctgtgctgcagcacag GTGAAGAAAGCATCCACACAGAGCTCCATGGAGAAGCTGGAGCTGTCCGTGCTGGGTTGAGCACAAATTTTGTGGAGGTTGAGAAGACTTTCATCACCATGTCAAACCACACAACCGTGTTCATTGAAAACAGAAGTAACGTCACGGCCCACTTCCAGTGGAAGACTTTTCCTACTGAGGAAGAAGAGAATAAAGAGAAGAGGAG gcagtgtcGTTTTCTGGAGCCGTGGACAGAGACGTGGCTGGAAAACTTAACggaggaggaaaaaacagagaaggagaagggctCTTGTGAAGATTACACTGCCCTCCTGAGTGACACGGTCCAGGAGGAGATAGCAAAGGTGCAAGAAGACCCCATGCTGTTCTCCGATGACATTTTTTTCATTGAGCCAGTG GAGGGAGAAATTGGGCCGAATTGTTCGGCCGAAATCAAGGTGACCTTCAAACCCCTAGAGGCACTGGAGTACCAAAGTGTGGCTTACTGCAGCATCTCAG GCTGTGAGAGCAGGCTGCCCCTGCGCCTCACAGGGGAAGGCCAAGGACCCTTGGTTGAACTCAGCTGTCGTACACTGAACTTTGGGAACATTTCTGTCAACACCCCCCACGTTTATGAG gtgaagctgATTAACCAAGGAGCTATTGATGCTCCCTTCACCTATATTCCTTCAACTGCAAACGTGGGCTTCTGCTTCAAGTTTGCGCCCGAGGAAGGCATCATTGCACCTGGTGGGACCCAGACGATTCAGGTCTCCTTCAGTGCCAGCGTGCTGGGGACGTTTGAGGAAGAATTCCAGTTCAGTGTGGCTGGATCTCCTATGTCTGCGATCCTGACTATCAAGTAA